In a genomic window of Myxococcales bacterium:
- a CDS encoding ferritin-like domain-containing protein: protein MPDIQQHLSVSQKVAFEDLDWDAARAHGLTERERANLEFFADVESQTFFYFLEVAKLEIARDPDLISFLTMWNYEEHFHAQAISRLLTECGSPVPPSGSRAAKLRAHARVRAKIEDAVQTNLARAMPRTFVALWMTWGAVQEILTCHGYEQLVMSTRNPVLAELARRIGKQERRHFAYYYTAARERLDGQPVAQKVVRTILERSWNPAGSGVKSPAEQAAFIERLFPGERTVEVFTQCDERMASLPGLEGVRPCMRWAEKFTHLRDTARAEQIHLAA from the coding sequence GTGCCCGACATCCAGCAACATCTCTCTGTCTCGCAGAAGGTCGCGTTCGAAGACCTCGACTGGGACGCCGCGCGCGCCCACGGGCTCACCGAACGCGAGCGCGCCAACCTCGAGTTCTTCGCCGACGTCGAGAGCCAGACGTTCTTCTACTTCCTCGAGGTCGCCAAGCTCGAGATCGCGCGCGATCCCGACCTGATCTCGTTCCTCACCATGTGGAACTACGAGGAGCACTTCCACGCCCAGGCGATCTCGCGGCTGCTGACCGAGTGCGGCTCGCCGGTGCCGCCGTCGGGGAGCCGCGCGGCCAAGCTGCGCGCCCACGCGCGCGTGCGGGCCAAGATCGAGGACGCGGTCCAGACCAACCTGGCGCGCGCGATGCCGCGCACGTTCGTGGCGCTGTGGATGACCTGGGGCGCGGTCCAGGAGATCCTCACGTGCCACGGCTACGAGCAGCTGGTCATGTCGACCCGCAACCCGGTGCTGGCCGAGCTGGCCCGCCGGATCGGCAAGCAGGAGCGGCGCCACTTCGCGTACTACTACACGGCCGCGCGCGAGCGGCTCGACGGCCAGCCGGTGGCGCAGAAGGTCGTGCGGACGATCCTCGAGCGCAGCTGGAACCCCGCCGGCTCGGGCGTCAAGTCGCCGGCGGAGCAAGCGGCGTTCATCGAGCGGCTGTTCCCGGGCGAGCGCACCGTCGAGGTGTTCACCCAGTGCGACGAGCGCATGGCGTCGCTGCCCGGGCTCGAGGGCGTGCGGCCGTGCATGCGCTGGGCGGAGAAGTTCACGCACCTGCGCGACACCGCGCGCGCCGAGCAGATCCACCTGGCCGCCTGA
- a CDS encoding thiamine pyrophosphate-binding protein, protein MLVEVLAAAGVEIVFGLPGGPISPVHDALLAQGQIRHVQTRHESGALFAAAGYAHACGRLGVAVVTSGPGILNAMTGLASAHCDGLPVLLLVGEVPRKIHGKGALQDGSSHGLNVVGMTRHVTKMAVELTEPANAPMVLHRAITTALSGRRGPVVVTIPMDVAVAMTPTPRITSQVGLEFAVASDAIDEVAALLAIAARPLILAGSGVRGHGGPAALRAMAERYQCPVATTPKAKGVFPEDHPLSLGVFGLGGHPSVRTYAERGLDVLIAVGTSLGDVATDGWSPLLKARRAFIHVDIDGQQIGRSYQPTHALVAPAQAFLAAVLERTPVQLPRLVGSGVVRHRLTAGASDRLAPHDAITGIQAILPRDTIYTVDSGDHFLFATHYLDLAHPDSFIVMTGLGSMGQSIGGAIGAKLARPERSVAAICGDGCFAMNGFEVATAAAEGIPIALFVINDRRLGMVEHGHKTVYGRDASYPIVMDVGALALGLGADFVRVERAEDFARVAERLRAPGGLRGPLVVDVLIDPDVRMPARDRMVTIDPLGPARGTKLVN, encoded by the coding sequence GTGCTGGTGGAGGTCCTCGCCGCGGCGGGCGTCGAGATCGTGTTCGGGCTGCCGGGGGGGCCGATCTCCCCGGTCCACGACGCGCTCCTGGCGCAAGGGCAGATCCGCCACGTCCAGACCCGCCACGAGAGCGGCGCGCTGTTCGCAGCCGCCGGGTACGCCCACGCCTGCGGCCGCCTCGGGGTCGCGGTCGTGACCTCGGGCCCGGGCATCCTCAACGCGATGACCGGCCTGGCCTCGGCCCACTGCGACGGCCTGCCGGTCTTGCTCCTGGTCGGCGAGGTGCCGCGCAAGATCCACGGCAAGGGCGCGCTGCAGGACGGCTCGAGCCACGGCCTCAACGTCGTCGGGATGACCCGCCACGTCACCAAGATGGCGGTCGAGCTGACCGAGCCGGCCAACGCGCCGATGGTGCTCCACCGCGCCATCACGACCGCGCTGTCGGGTCGGCGCGGCCCGGTCGTCGTCACGATCCCGATGGACGTCGCGGTGGCGATGACCCCGACGCCGCGGATCACCTCGCAGGTCGGCCTGGAGTTCGCGGTGGCGTCGGACGCGATCGACGAGGTCGCGGCGCTGCTGGCGATCGCCGCCCGGCCGTTGATCCTGGCCGGCTCGGGCGTGCGCGGCCACGGCGGCCCCGCCGCGCTGCGCGCGATGGCCGAGCGCTACCAGTGCCCGGTCGCGACCACGCCGAAGGCCAAGGGCGTCTTCCCCGAGGATCACCCGCTGTCGCTCGGGGTGTTCGGGCTGGGCGGGCACCCGTCGGTGCGCACCTACGCCGAGCGCGGCCTCGACGTGCTGATCGCGGTCGGCACCAGCCTGGGCGACGTCGCCACCGACGGCTGGAGCCCGCTGCTCAAGGCCCGGCGCGCGTTCATCCACGTCGACATCGACGGCCAGCAGATCGGCCGCAGCTACCAGCCGACGCACGCGCTGGTGGCGCCGGCCCAGGCCTTCCTGGCGGCGGTGCTCGAGCGCACGCCGGTCCAGCTGCCGCGCCTGGTCGGCTCGGGCGTCGTCCGCCATCGCCTGACCGCCGGGGCCAGCGATCGGCTGGCGCCGCACGACGCGATCACCGGCATCCAGGCGATCCTGCCGCGCGACACCATCTACACGGTCGACTCCGGCGATCACTTCCTGTTCGCCACCCACTACCTCGACCTCGCGCACCCCGACAGCTTCATCGTCATGACCGGCCTGGGCTCGATGGGCCAGAGCATCGGCGGCGCGATCGGCGCCAAGCTGGCGCGCCCCGAGCGGTCGGTCGCGGCGATCTGCGGCGACGGCTGCTTCGCGATGAACGGCTTCGAGGTGGCCACCGCGGCCGCCGAGGGCATCCCGATCGCCCTGTTCGTGATCAACGACCGCCGGCTGGGCATGGTCGAGCACGGCCACAAGACCGTCTACGGCCGCGACGCCAGCTACCCGATCGTGATGGACGTCGGCGCGCTGGCGCTCGGGCTCGGCGCCGACTTCGTCCGGGTCGAGCGCGCCGAGGACTTCGCGCGGGTCGCCGAGCGGCTGCGCGCCCCCGGCGGCCTGCGCGGCCCGCTCGTCGTCGACGTCCTGATCGATCCCGACGTCCGGATGCCCGCCCGCGACCGGATGGTCACGATCGATCCGCTCGGCCCGGCCCGCGGGACCAAGCTGGTCAACTGA
- a CDS encoding response regulator, with amino-acid sequence MIPETIDPDSLLTSTQVGNLLQVNPSSVKKWVNDGHIVAFRTPGGHRRIRALDLVAFLDQHKIPVPRQLQHAGRRRIVAVDDDVTQLRALGRSFKRWSEKLEVVLVDNGIDALVEVGSTRPHGLLIDVFLPGLDGIEVCRRLKANAATKDLAIIVTSGRLTSELEQAARAAGARRVLRKPVDVTAVIEELGLGLPNPSR; translated from the coding sequence GTGATCCCGGAAACCATCGATCCCGACTCGCTGCTCACCTCGACCCAGGTCGGTAACCTGCTTCAGGTTAACCCCAGTTCGGTCAAGAAGTGGGTCAATGACGGCCACATCGTAGCATTCCGGACTCCCGGCGGCCACCGGCGAATCCGCGCGCTCGATCTCGTCGCGTTCCTCGACCAGCACAAGATCCCGGTGCCGCGCCAGCTCCAGCACGCCGGCCGGCGGCGGATCGTCGCCGTCGACGACGACGTCACGCAGCTCCGCGCCCTCGGCCGCTCGTTCAAGCGCTGGAGCGAGAAGCTCGAGGTCGTGCTGGTCGACAACGGCATCGACGCGCTCGTCGAGGTCGGCTCCACGCGCCCCCACGGGCTGCTCATCGACGTGTTCCTGCCTGGGCTCGATGGCATCGAGGTGTGCCGTCGGCTCAAGGCCAACGCCGCGACGAAGGATCTCGCGATCATCGTGACCAGCGGCCGCCTCACCAGCGAGCTCGAGCAGGCGGCGCGTGCCGCCGGCGCGCGCCGTGTCCTTCGCAAGCCGGTCGACGTCACGGCCGTGATCGAAGAGCTCGGGTTGGGACTCCCGAACCCGAGCAGATAG
- a CDS encoding sodium-translocating pyrophosphatase, which translates to MFAILQAAAAQAAAGPGHGGGGHKIHSEADLVLPNFHTGVAEGGHGVVKFLGMSGWTVLASGLLVCALAIFFGMTIYRQLKNMPVHKSMREVSELIYATCRTYLETQGKFIALLWLFVGTIIVVYFGVLEKNPDTGNAVPPLKVVAIAGFSIIGILGSYGVAWFGIRVNTFANSRAAFASLRGKPYPTYAIPLKAGMSIGTMLIAIELLLMLSIMLFMPGDYAGPCFIGFAVGESLGAAALRIAGGIFTKIADIGSDLMKIVFNIKEDDARNPGVIADCTGDNAGDSVGPTADGFETYGVTGVALITFILIALSQVAELQTILLVWLFTMRIAMVVASIGSYLINEYVLTKPKFENVDKMDFEHPLTVLVWLTSAVAVGLTFLISYFLIGPGAGKEFDPSGTGTIGTYLGYGLWWKLSVIISCGTLAGAIIPETVKVFTSTRSAHVKEVVTASRQGGASLNVLAGLTAGNFSGYWMGMAIVSLMGIAYGVSTTVGLAELITAGSHGQIAGFAATSASAVFSFGLVAFGFLGMGPVTIAVDSYGPVTDNAQSVYELSVIETLPNIEEEIEKDFGFKPNWEKGKHFLEENDGAGNTFKATAKPVLIGTAVVGATTMIFAIIMLLTDGLQADKIRNLSMLHPPFLLGLITGGAVIYWFTGASTQAVSTGAYRAVEYIKANIKLDSGATKASIEDSKKVVEICTKYAQKGMINIFFVLFFSTLAFACLEPYFFIGYLISMALFGLYQAIFMANAGGAWDNAKKVVEVELKEKGTELHAASVVGDTVGDPFKDTSSVALNPVIKFTTLFGVLAVGLSLKLAPMTNHIIAGVGFVISAFFVYRSFYGMRIDDGKSS; encoded by the coding sequence ATGTTTGCAATTCTCCAGGCGGCGGCCGCACAGGCCGCGGCGGGACCTGGCCACGGCGGTGGTGGACACAAGATCCACTCCGAGGCTGATCTCGTCCTCCCCAACTTCCACACCGGCGTCGCCGAGGGCGGCCACGGCGTCGTCAAGTTCCTCGGCATGTCCGGCTGGACGGTGCTCGCCAGCGGCCTGCTCGTCTGCGCGCTCGCCATCTTCTTCGGCATGACCATCTACCGGCAGCTGAAGAACATGCCGGTGCACAAGTCGATGCGCGAGGTCTCCGAGCTGATCTACGCGACCTGCCGCACCTACCTGGAGACCCAGGGCAAGTTCATCGCGCTCCTGTGGTTGTTCGTCGGCACGATCATCGTCGTCTACTTCGGCGTCCTCGAGAAGAACCCCGACACCGGCAACGCGGTGCCGCCGCTCAAGGTGGTCGCGATCGCCGGCTTCTCGATCATCGGCATCCTCGGCAGCTACGGCGTCGCGTGGTTCGGCATCCGCGTCAACACCTTCGCCAACAGCCGGGCGGCGTTCGCGTCGCTGCGCGGCAAGCCGTACCCGACCTACGCCATCCCGCTCAAGGCCGGCATGTCGATCGGCACGATGCTGATCGCGATCGAGCTCTTGCTCATGCTCTCGATCATGCTCTTCATGCCCGGCGACTACGCCGGCCCGTGCTTCATCGGCTTCGCGGTCGGCGAGTCGCTCGGCGCCGCGGCGCTGCGCATCGCCGGCGGCATCTTCACCAAGATCGCCGACATCGGCTCGGACCTGATGAAGATCGTCTTCAACATCAAGGAAGACGACGCGCGCAACCCCGGCGTCATCGCCGACTGCACCGGCGACAACGCCGGCGACTCGGTCGGCCCCACCGCCGACGGCTTCGAGACCTACGGCGTCACCGGCGTCGCGCTCATCACCTTCATCCTGATCGCCCTGTCGCAGGTCGCCGAGCTCCAGACCATCCTGCTGGTGTGGCTGTTCACGATGCGCATCGCGATGGTGGTTGCGTCGATCGGCAGCTACCTCATCAACGAGTACGTGCTGACCAAGCCGAAGTTCGAGAACGTCGACAAGATGGACTTCGAGCACCCGCTCACGGTCCTGGTGTGGCTGACCTCGGCGGTCGCGGTCGGGCTGACCTTCCTCATCTCGTACTTCCTGATCGGCCCGGGCGCGGGCAAGGAGTTCGACCCCAGCGGCACCGGGACGATCGGCACCTACCTCGGCTACGGCCTGTGGTGGAAGCTGTCGGTGATCATCTCGTGCGGCACGCTCGCCGGCGCGATCATCCCCGAGACCGTCAAGGTGTTCACGTCGACCCGCTCGGCCCACGTCAAGGAGGTCGTCACCGCGTCGCGCCAGGGCGGCGCCTCGCTCAACGTGCTGGCCGGCCTCACCGCCGGTAACTTCTCGGGCTACTGGATGGGCATGGCCATCGTGTCGCTGATGGGCATCGCCTACGGCGTCTCGACGACGGTCGGGCTCGCCGAGCTGATCACCGCCGGCTCGCACGGCCAGATCGCCGGCTTCGCCGCGACCTCGGCCTCCGCGGTGTTCTCGTTCGGCCTGGTCGCGTTCGGCTTCCTGGGCATGGGCCCGGTCACGATCGCGGTCGACTCGTACGGCCCGGTCACCGACAACGCGCAGTCGGTCTACGAGCTGTCGGTCATCGAGACCCTGCCCAACATCGAGGAGGAGATCGAGAAGGACTTCGGCTTCAAGCCGAACTGGGAGAAGGGCAAGCACTTCCTCGAGGAGAACGACGGCGCCGGCAACACCTTCAAGGCCACCGCCAAGCCGGTCCTCATCGGCACCGCCGTGGTCGGCGCGACCACGATGATCTTCGCGATCATCATGCTCCTGACCGACGGCCTCCAGGCCGACAAGATCCGCAACCTGTCGATGCTGCACCCGCCGTTCCTGCTCGGCCTCATCACCGGCGGCGCGGTCATCTACTGGTTCACCGGCGCGTCGACCCAGGCGGTCTCGACCGGCGCCTACCGCGCGGTCGAGTACATCAAGGCCAACATCAAGCTCGACTCGGGCGCGACCAAGGCCTCGATCGAGGACTCGAAGAAGGTCGTCGAGATCTGCACCAAGTACGCGCAGAAGGGGATGATCAACATCTTCTTCGTGCTGTTCTTCTCGACGCTGGCCTTCGCCTGCCTCGAGCCGTACTTCTTCATCGGGTACTTGATCTCGATGGCGCTGTTCGGGCTGTACCAGGCCATCTTCATGGCCAACGCCGGCGGCGCCTGGGACAACGCCAAGAAGGTGGTCGAGGTCGAGCTCAAGGAGAAGGGCACCGAGCTGCACGCGGCCTCGGTCGTCGGCGACACGGTCGGCGACCCCTTCAAGGACACCTCGTCGGTCGCGCTCAACCCGGTCATCAAGTTCACGACCCTGTTCGGCGTGCTCGCCGTCGGCCTGTCGCTGAAGCTGGCGCCGATGACCAACCACATCATCGCCGGCGTCGGCTTCGTGATCTCGGCGTTCTTCGTGTACCGGTCGTTCTACGGCATGCGCATCGACGACGGCAAGTCGTCCTGA
- a CDS encoding U32 family peptidase encodes MRRSEILAPAGSAASLAAALAAGADAVYFGVDEGWNARARADNFRVDDLPAVMRQIHRAGARGYLTLNTLVFEAELPAVERIVRAAAAAGVDALIVQDPAVALIARALCPALDLHASTQMTLSSPEAAAVAARLGIARIVVPRELSVDEIRAFAAASPIELEVFVHGALCVSWSGQCLTSEAWGGRSANRGQCAQSCRLPYDLVVDGDVRDLGEVRYLLSPQDLAGAPAVPALMDAGVASLKIEGRQKGPAYVAATVAGYRRWRDAIADGTADDAATAAALADDLAAMGLAYTRGPSLGFLGGVDHQRLVVGRAPKHRGLYLGRVVAVGARAPEVVRDDDGRPWTGGLGLAARPATATPDRAQLPPPAPRPLTPTAGLGVVFDDGHPEADEQGGPIFAVDALGPDRWRLGFGTPGPELARVTVGTRVWVTSDPAQHRAAERLVATVPDGRIAVALVVVGAVDAPLTVTATAGGHRATATATAPLTPASGRGLDAALVRDKLGALGGTRYHLAEVDASGLAPGLHLPVSALKDLRRQLVAALDAALDRVERALAPGSVIADVAATAWAGVAPAPAAAAATTVVPLCRTDAQLDAVLAAGAAEVELDWMELVGLGRAVARARAAGARVVIATPRVVKPGEDRILAHLVRLEPDALLVRSWAALAALAPHGLPLHGDFSLNVVNGVTAGFALGLGLATVTAAHDLDATQLDALVAASRPARLAVTVHHHIPSFHTEHCVYAHLLSAGRDFRTCGRPCEAHEVALRDRTGQVHPVVVDVGCRNTVFGAQAQSAAGLAAGLVERGVARLRVEFVREAGPDAARVWIAYRELAGGRRTAADVVRTAAALEQFGVTRGTMRVLR; translated from the coding sequence ATGCGCCGCTCCGAGATCCTCGCCCCCGCTGGCAGCGCGGCGTCCCTGGCCGCGGCGCTCGCCGCCGGCGCCGACGCGGTCTACTTCGGCGTCGACGAGGGCTGGAACGCGCGCGCCCGCGCCGACAACTTCCGCGTCGACGATCTGCCCGCGGTCATGCGCCAGATCCACCGCGCCGGCGCCCGCGGCTACCTGACGCTCAACACGCTGGTGTTCGAGGCCGAGCTGCCGGCGGTCGAGCGGATCGTGCGCGCGGCGGCGGCCGCCGGCGTCGACGCGCTGATCGTCCAGGATCCCGCGGTGGCGCTGATCGCGCGGGCGCTGTGCCCGGCCCTCGACCTGCACGCGTCGACGCAGATGACGCTGTCGTCGCCCGAGGCCGCGGCGGTCGCGGCGCGGCTCGGCATCGCGCGCATCGTCGTCCCGCGCGAGCTGTCGGTCGACGAGATCCGCGCGTTCGCGGCGGCGTCGCCGATCGAGCTCGAGGTGTTCGTCCACGGCGCGCTGTGCGTGTCGTGGAGCGGGCAGTGCCTGACCTCGGAGGCCTGGGGCGGCCGCTCGGCCAACCGCGGCCAGTGCGCGCAGAGCTGCCGCCTGCCCTACGACCTCGTCGTCGACGGCGACGTGCGCGACCTCGGCGAGGTCCGCTACCTGCTGTCGCCGCAGGATCTCGCGGGCGCGCCGGCGGTGCCGGCGCTGATGGACGCGGGCGTCGCGAGCTTGAAGATCGAGGGGCGCCAGAAGGGCCCGGCGTACGTCGCCGCGACCGTCGCCGGCTACCGCCGCTGGCGCGACGCGATCGCCGACGGCACCGCCGATGACGCCGCGACCGCGGCCGCGCTCGCCGACGATCTGGCGGCGATGGGCCTGGCGTACACCCGCGGTCCGTCGCTGGGGTTCCTCGGCGGCGTCGATCACCAGCGGCTGGTGGTGGGCCGCGCGCCCAAGCACCGCGGCCTCTACCTCGGGCGCGTGGTCGCGGTCGGGGCCCGCGCGCCCGAGGTCGTGCGCGACGACGACGGCCGCCCCTGGACCGGCGGGCTCGGCCTGGCCGCGCGCCCGGCGACGGCGACGCCCGACCGCGCGCAGCTCCCGCCGCCGGCGCCGCGGCCGCTCACGCCGACCGCCGGGCTGGGCGTGGTCTTCGACGACGGCCACCCCGAGGCCGACGAGCAAGGCGGCCCGATCTTCGCCGTCGACGCGCTCGGCCCCGACCGCTGGCGGCTCGGCTTCGGTACGCCCGGCCCCGAGCTGGCCCGGGTCACGGTCGGCACCCGGGTGTGGGTGACCTCGGATCCGGCCCAGCACCGCGCGGCCGAGCGCCTGGTCGCGACCGTGCCCGACGGGCGGATCGCGGTGGCGCTGGTCGTGGTCGGCGCCGTCGACGCGCCGCTGACGGTGACCGCGACCGCCGGCGGCCACCGCGCGACCGCGACCGCGACCGCGCCGCTCACGCCGGCCAGCGGCCGCGGGCTCGACGCCGCGCTCGTGCGCGACAAGCTCGGCGCGCTCGGCGGCACGCGCTACCACCTCGCCGAGGTCGACGCGTCCGGGCTGGCGCCGGGGCTGCACCTGCCGGTGTCGGCGCTCAAGGACCTGCGCCGGCAGCTGGTCGCGGCGCTCGACGCCGCGCTCGATCGGGTCGAGCGCGCGCTGGCGCCGGGCTCGGTGATCGCCGACGTCGCGGCGACGGCCTGGGCCGGGGTCGCGCCGGCGCCCGCGGCCGCGGCCGCGACGACGGTGGTGCCCCTGTGCCGGACCGACGCGCAGCTCGACGCGGTCCTCGCCGCCGGCGCCGCCGAGGTCGAGCTCGACTGGATGGAGCTGGTCGGCCTGGGTCGCGCGGTGGCGCGGGCGCGCGCGGCGGGCGCGCGCGTGGTGATCGCGACGCCGCGGGTGGTGAAGCCGGGCGAGGACCGCATCCTCGCGCACCTCGTGCGGCTCGAGCCCGACGCGCTGCTGGTGCGGAGCTGGGCCGCGCTGGCGGCGCTCGCGCCCCACGGCCTGCCCTTGCACGGCGACTTCTCGCTCAACGTGGTCAACGGCGTCACCGCCGGCTTCGCGCTCGGCCTCGGGCTCGCGACCGTGACCGCGGCCCACGATCTCGACGCCACCCAGCTCGACGCGCTCGTCGCCGCCAGCCGACCGGCGCGGCTCGCCGTGACCGTCCACCACCACATCCCCAGCTTCCACACCGAGCACTGCGTCTACGCCCACCTGCTGTCGGCCGGCCGCGACTTCCGCACCTGCGGCCGCCCGTGCGAGGCCCACGAGGTCGCGCTGCGCGATCGCACCGGCCAGGTCCACCCGGTCGTCGTCGACGTCGGCTGCCGCAACACCGTGTTCGGCGCCCAGGCCCAGAGCGCCGCGGGGCTGGCCGCGGGGCTGGTCGAGCGCGGCGTGGCGCGGCTGCGGGTCGAGTTCGTGCGCGAGGCCGGCCCCGACGCGGCCCGGGTCTGGATCGCGTACCGCGAGCTCGCCGGCGGCCGCCGGACCGCGGCCGACGTGGTCCGCACCGCCGCCGCGCTCGAGCAGTTCGGCGTCACGCGCGGGACCATGCGGGTCCTGCGCTGA